The nucleotide sequence agaagagaatcaAGGTAAGatgtattttcttcttctctttaattagtgttcttgtatgcaaagtgagttcttgtttgaatgccattttagatgggagaaaatgaagatggaagctctcttgaaatggagatttaatattcaagaagaggtaagggatggccccatgggagggtggccttgcaatggattttaaatatgtttcataaatgtatatgttgcatttggcatgatcttttatgttcataagacttatggccataggttagtttgagaacatggttgaaatggtgggttgatgcctctaaccttggagggttgtgagggcaaagaaacctagccacatttgcatgcatttggcatcatataacttgttatgttcatatttatttggcattgtacccttattgagcttaatagctcatgaggtttttaccctcacatgtaggttgtgaaagcatggtaaagtaaaggaaatggtggaatggcatgtggaagcatggaagaagattcaagtgcatgttatggcttatggaagcctatcttgttatgtttaattatgAGATGTAATTTCATTTGTATGGTGATGGCTTGTTAAATCCCAAgagcatgtgtgtattttatattttgggaatgtaTGTTTCCATTTAAAAATGAGGCATTGGAttatggcttatggcatgttgaagcctaagctttggtgaagttatatttttttgaagttaTGTGGAAGCCTTAagtatgttgtaataaataaaaataagaagattttatttatgaaatgaggctttggaatgagaaaaGTGAAGGATTTGAGGCAAATTAAGGGtgtatattttatgaaaaatttggggttttatagcccaaagaaaaaagaaaaaaaaaaaaggagtgaaGGAGTAGTAGGAGGCTGCTGGAAGCCAGCGCCCAGTgaggccccgcgcgggccccgaGCGCGCCAGCGGACCCCGctgtccaatttttttttaaaatttggacttttgggggattttgggccatttcttaattgattttgggcctcggaggaattttcaaaataaatggattttcgggcatttttggagaaaatgccgaaattttggaaaaattgaaaatttgagtttttccttcaaatttggtaatcaatcaatggattgatttaaatggtgattttatggagcccgataaaaattcttgaatggaaaagaattaaaaataattgagaaaatggtgattgggcgtttgaaggagattttctttattagcCTATGTGGtttggttaaagcccaattctgctagtgaatcttgGGTTTAAatgaagggaaggacgagcctagttcccacctaaggcgtttcttcttgaaacatggtctgcccttcacctaaggccgggcaggtggacaattcgggtgattgttcacgattaacacccgtaagtgggagcggggcgttacaagcTGCATCTCGAAGTcttcgtgtattcaccatctaaAGTGAACCACGAAAATGAGTTATGCACAAGACAAGATCATTTCTTTACAAGAGGGACAGTTTTATTTATTAACAGTATCCCACAAAACATAATAGCTTAGCACAACCGAAAAAGGAAATAGacataacattttattatattttatatattcctTCTTCCTTCAGTTATCTCCTCGGCCTTGTTCAGTAGTCCTTTGGCCTCCAGATCCATAACTCTTTGTGGTCCCCGTCACTGTCAGACGCCACCAGGGGTCCTTCGTCATCATCCTGTGCCTTCTGAGATTCCTCATCGGAACTGATGTCGATGACCTCATCCTCAGGATTTGCAGCGCCCTCTTCCTGatcttcctcatccatggcctCCCCTTGCAGCTCCACATGCTCATCTCGCATCCTTGTGCAGAATTCGTGTAGGGAGTCATATTCCCAGTCCTACCATAGCCACTGAGCAAAAGTCTTCCACTCCCTTTCCATCTGGTCAATAAGAAAACCGATCTGGTATTCCGATAAATCTATCAATAGTCAGTAACTTGGAGGTATATCATCAATGATTTCCTCCATCACATTCAGAAACATATTCATATCCTCGTCTTGCAGGTTTCCTCGTGCTTCGATCCTATTCGTTCAGTGTGATTTTAACACTTGATCTACCATGGCTTGCTAATAACACACAAATGTTTTTCTCAATAACTTTGATTATGTGTTTCCTAGAGTTTCCATATGTCACTTAGAATCCATAACCCTATTCTAAGTTAACAAttctaaccatgctaagttcGATAATCTAGCctaaccatcctagggttttaacttagggctctgataccaattgtaacaccccaccttacacgggcgcgtcactataagggaattctcggaaatctttttttttttcaagtctatCACACGTCGCGCCATgggaacaatcttcacatgcagatgaaacactcgtcgcaTACAATGATCGGCGCCCatggtgatttcaagaacaatcttcacatgcaagtAAAagtcccgagaaccccagtcttactTGTTtaattaacaagatcaatagactTAAGACTAAACGACACATAATACAACACAGCGGAATAATTAACACcaaaatgtcgtggcctaccacgagtttcatacaagGTATCCCCATACCAAAATATGTATTACAAACTATCAAACGATATAACGTTGTCATAGAAtcgtgttggaaatgtatgccctaaagacacgttttgtttaatttatggtaatgatgtttcttttattcagtttatggcacatatattatttgcatttaattgttggaaaggtgtccatgctattaagtaagtgattcatgtgatgggtcgttcttcacagttaggcatgaatcatgggtacttaataagcaagaaaatataactcttgatcttttgatagaactgggcattctatcatgataagatcattgtgcaatagatcctaatggaggatggcttgccttagccagtaaacagtccgtttactctaattgtacaagcgcatttggaatgcgtagagtggacctgtgatagaagctaatgacaaagtactaattatcatggagctagtctatcactgctactacgtggacgagtactctaatacttgagtattagttggtggtctggtgaacctagagctatattcttagattcattgtaggtgaggtctatcaaagatcaatatccttttgagttgggagtatggtttctaattagctaagacagactaatacaagatagtttctgtgattcacccccttgtgattgtccaagaataatcgaataatccagggccctgggaacgtgacttaagagtgtgtgcttctgggtagctcccagtgataagcaagtacattcgagtagtcacggattattggactagtgatctaaggatggtagaagtcatttagaaaggtgttagtacattattcctttctaaatgatgggtgttacacagaggggtattttcgtcattacactggtaggtcaaagacatggcatatgcaaaattattcgtggggtcagtgtttccatatggtgatagttggaacacttagaatgacaaaatatagctactaggtagcagggatattttggtcattttagcagccgtgaataatttgtcttttggtccccggggtagctcgatgtaactcatgtattttttaatacatttggcttgttggatgaattacattaagagagaattattttatttagaatggtccattgggctaaaataaaataatggtttattagggtcttaattaattaattgggctaacccaattagaaaattaattaaaagatcttggcccattagggtttggcccactagggtttttaaccctagggttctccctatatatatatctctctttagttgttttttcatctaagtcgtttttcattcttcttcaccgaagagaggccacgagttcgagtcatactccggaagatcgaaagggagCGTTtgtgttctgatgcgacggagccgaaggctagcagggcagccgtcgtctcctccacacgaagaagcacccatcgctccattccgtccggtaatccgccgaaaaagtaagtctcctagactctaaccaatacgaggatcgttttatttttaaaacgcttccgttgcatgctttagatcctcgttcatgatcctacaaatcgttcatacatataccaaaataaatactaacacttccaaaatggtacaacgactatcaactaAACATCGTTGGCCCCACCGGCCATGTCTTCAACCTTGCAGTTGTCCCTGGCttgaatgttgaatgttccaggggcataacccaggttagatgataaaacatctaagtgatggcatgaaatagtttacacaatgcatgaaagacatataagcatggcatacacagacaaTGACAAACACGCAACGtatctaacttgagaaatctccctaacatagTCAACCTCCCGTGAAAAATCATTCCACACgtcgttggggttgaccttgcctcgacatacttaatccctcgagtgccctaccgtgtcattcgttcaccaggattaaccttgtcccattctcaagaagaccccatcctgtcccatacggacccaacaacgacacgaaaatcgacaccccgatgatatgaaaatacatgCCATGAACCGACTTGTCTtaaaagtaaaaacagttgatgcaatatatcacatgttcaatatgcaaatgatgccacaatGTACATAAGTGAAACGCCTTTGTAAACAACCAAAGTTTAGAAGGGTATAACCGCTTACTAGAACCGGTTCGATCATGTGAATCCTAAGCTCGGAGGGTAAAATCATTCAccagaacccactacacacactccaaaacacattcaagataaggtaaagctagaatcaaaccactcacctcaattcgaaAAAGTCTTATTTTCACCTCGAAAAATGTGATGAGTCTTGAAAAACATGCAATCATTCTTTCCAACACACCAATCATCTCCTATTCACCATTAGGACCTTAGAAatcattatttctatttttccccaattttctttatttttctttatttttaaacctttcttaccttcagaaattcataaaaaatacctaacattaagtttcataaaatatttttctatgataattcttaaaataattttaccaaaataacaaaattaaaatcaaggacAAACCTTACCTCATGCGCCACCTAGGGGATTGGCGAGTGAAGCCCATAGGTGGCTGGCCTGGTTGTCTTCTCCGGCCTTCTTCTTCGACTCCAGTGATCTTCGGTGCTCCAAATGACTATAAGGCTTGAAAGATCTCGTCGAGACGACCACGATGGTGCCTTCAAAACTAGGAAAAAGTCACCGGAAATAGCTTTAAAAGCtagttgcaggtcgcggcacCGGTGAGCCTGATTTTCCAGCCGAAGCTCCAAAACCCTATCAAACGCACACCAATCTCTtcgaaattctccagaaataaTCCTTACAACTCgtagaacaaaagccccttattcgtGAGCCTCAATTCCAGCCAAAATACCCTTAATTTCacttgatttttttgaaaaaccctCGGCCTCAGGTTTCTATTTATACCCCATCTCGATTTGATTTTCCACCACAAATCGACTGGtcttatccccttaaccctaTATCTAACCTCCTAACCAATTGAGAAGCACCAAATCGAGAGCTAGAACCCTCGAAAAATTCGGCTAAATCGAAAATCTTTCCTCCATTATTTCCGatcacatcaaggccattttccggccaatgcAACCATAAACCTCCTCATCATCACCTAGAGACCTCCTTAGCCCTTCCAGGAGACCTTCCCGACATCCCTAGGCGGCTGGCCAGCTGCCACAATGCGGCCGGTCGGATTCACACTATCcaacttttgtttttttgtattttagcccctagccaacttttaattgcattttctcccaatCCTAGATATCCCTAGACTATCTAACACTTTCACTACTGCCCATAAGTtccatattttccattttcctcaaaaaattCTGAATAACTtgccattttgacctccctcgggtaatttataaaatttgcacttttgcccgaatgcCCCTAATTGCGTGtttttgactttaaacctttgaaaatctcttgattttgtcgaaTATCGCTTATTTGGACTATTTTACCTTTATTGGCTTGCTTGACATAGTCCCTCACCTttcgtttatgttttgaatattgcactttggcccaaaactattgtaaattctattttgaccctataatttttgaaaatgctcttaatattaaatactaGGTATTACAGCTATGGTTTGTATGTGCCCTGATTTGGTTCGTGTAGTGAGTGTGGTTAGTAGATACATGGCTAACTCTGGTAAAAAATATTGGAAGACAGTTCAATTAATTCTCCAATATTTGTGTGGTACCATTGATGCCTGTTTATAGTTCGGAAATACTAAAGATAAAATTGTTGGTTTTGTTGATTCCAATTTTGCGGGTGATCCCGACAAGAGAATATCGCTTACTGGGTATGTGTTTACCATTGGTGGTTATGCTATTAGTTAGAAAGCTATTTTACAATCCACTTTTACCCTGTTTATTACAGAAGCAGAATATATGGCAATTACTAAAACAATTAAAGAAGTTATTTGGTTAAAAGAGTTGATGGGTGAAATCAGTGAACATTTTTATGACAGTACAGTCtattgtgatagtcaaagtaTTATTTTCCTCATTAAAGATCAGATGTTTCACGAGAAAACGAAGCACATTGATGtgcgatatcattttatttagaatattaTTGCTCGTAGTGAagttattgtaaaaaaattagcaCTCATGACAATTCCGTAAATATGTTGACCAAGTCTTTGCCAATTTCAAAGTTCTAGTATTGTGTGAATTTGGTTGGTATTTGTCAGGAAGATTGATTTTTCGTGGTTTCattggaagaaagaattctGAATAATTTCGTTTGTGGATTTAGAGTGAATGTGgaatttgtgataattatgactcaaaatccttATTTATCTGTGATTAGGTTTCTTAATTTGACCATGactataattttgaatttaactgtgattatgatattgtcaaattcaattttatgtgagatttatctcatctagagGAATATCATTATGCGTCATCTTCTGatcatgatataattttttgtgttcatCCATAAAGAATTTtgaatctataaataggtgtccaGGTTACATGAAATAAGACACAGAGTGTTTCcaactatatcatttttgtattatcaatatttggttagtgatattttattctttctgtctgtaattttttttaatttaatttttttatgttaaattttgtaattttttttaatttaaattttttacattaaattctattttcgTGTGGTTAATTTGTTTGATTGTGATAGTACTCCATTCAATTTGGTAACAGTGTCGTGTTAAATCTGGTAATTTAGTAGAAGATTGACGTATTGCTTTGAATGAAGGACCTCTGACCTTACAAGGCGGCTGGCTGGCTGAGTAAGCAACAAGCAGATGAACAGAAGAAAGTCAGAAAATTCGTCTCAGCGATaagcacagagagagagagaatggcgACGCAGACGTTACAATCATTTCATTAATTGAAAGTAGTTGAAAGATCTTTTATCTTCGTCTTCATCTTCAACTGCAAGGAATATTCTTTATATACGCCTCGCATTTTTCCAACATTTGCCAGAGATTGAAACCCAATACCACAAGTACTGTCCCACTGATTTTCACTTTTTGTTCGATTTCCTTCTCAAGAGAGAGATATAGAGACATGGAGACACAGATGGACGCTCCGATGGCTCAAGAGATGAGCTACTTGGATCACATCCAACGCCGGAACGAGGATAAAGGATGCCTCTACGCCTGGTCAGTACCtgtacttcttcttcttcttcttctttgatttcaTGCTCTTCTCTTCTTGTCTCCATCTTCtttctgattttcgatttcaatttttcaattcgCGCGCGGGTTGATGCGCCGACGAATTCTTAAAATTCTTGCCCCAATATTGCAATTCGGATTGCAGTTTATTCGCGTTGTGCTGCTGCTTTTGTTGCTACGAGACTTGCGAGTGTTGTTTGGACATTCTCTGCTGTAATTGCGGCTAATTTGATCATTTGGTTGAATCGATGCGATTGATTGCTGCACCCCTATCTATATATCTTACGGTTCTATTCCTTCCCCTTCGCGACTCTGCTGCGCTATGATTGGGATTGTTTGtttgtaaaaataatcaatCAGTGTTCATCTCTCTGTGTTAATCCTTGCTCTTTCTCCACACGCATAATCTGTGTTCGGTGAGAACTGAGAAATAAACCATTGAATGATGTAATTAGTCCTTGCTCTTTTGTCCAATTTGATATGTTCCTCTCTCTGTGCTTAGCATATGTAATCTTCTTTGATCTTGCAACAACTTTATTTACCAACAAATTGATCAAAGTGATGTGAAGTAGCTAAATGAACAACCACTTAACAGAGTAATTTTGAATGTATTGTAAGTTGTAAGTGCATGATGATTATCATTGATCCAAACACTTTATTATTGAGGAGGTGAATGACTGTTACCTCTATGATTAATTTGAATCATTCAAAAGTTCTTTTTAAGTCTTTTATATTCACGGAATCTCCTTTCTATTTTCATCCCCTTCCTACTTTAATTTCCTTCCAAGCTAAGTGTACACCAATCTTAACCTTATATACGGTTTGCATAAAGAGCAAATTCTCCTTGTCATTCAAAAATCAACCAACATTTCCTCTTTTGGGAATGGTAATGGTACAATATGGACAGGCACCCTTCCACTTATTTTCCAACTTACATATTTAGTTTCatctttatatttgtattttcaaaatcttttatttaatttgtcttTTTTCCTTGAGATTATTGCCTTTGCGCGATCTTCCGTCTCTCTTGCTCTCAGTTTCAACAGAAAAGATAAATCGCAAGTGAAAGCTTTACCTCACTGCGTAGGACAAAGATTCAAACTCACGACCTATTGGTGCGAATCCCAACTTATCATGACCTAACCACTTGATTTGTGCTCTGGAGGTAATTTGTCTTCCTAATACTCATAGACTAATGGGTGCTCGGCAGTTGTTTATAtaccttatatatattattttaataaatttatattcataatttaaataacttcAGATTAATTTGATAACAAAAGAAACTGATATCAGTGCAATGAAAAAAGTTAAgatcaacaaaatattattatacgtTTCTTGTAGCCATAAATGCTTGATATGTATTAgggttaaaatttataattagagGAGATTAATTATGCTACCTAACTTGCTCAATCTATAATTACCAGGAAAAAAAGTAGTTGGAGATGAGcttttattttagttgtacaCCTAGCATTATTGAGACATCCTTGTAACTGATAACAATCATATCATTGAAGAAAATGCTAGAATCAATGACCATGAGAGGCTTTGCCACTCACCAAGTCAAGTATGCCCTTATGCATTCATCTTTGTCTTATCATTTAATGCATGGGGACCAAGAATTGGCATATTTATCTTATCCTTCAATGCATGGAGCCCAAGAAGCGCCTTGTTTGTCTTATCATTCAATATACAACTCCTTCACAGAACCCTCTTAACCCTGAAAAAGCATAGAGAGTAAGGAGTGTCATGTTTATCTTATCCTTTAAtgcatttctttaaattttttttttcttttggagcCAAAACTAGTCATAACAAACCAACCAAGATCTCAAAGACGACTATATAGAAGTTAAACCAAAGCTTGAATAAAAACAACTAACGCCCAAGGGACTCAGCTAACAATAGAACAGCCAACACCCAAGGGACAAGCATAAAGATCACTACACAGGCACCAAATTAGGCAGAAACAAAATGGCTAGAACAATGAACCACTAAGCGGGAGATCAACTCTTAATGGAGGaaaaaatgttctatttggtGGGAATTTATCGCGTGTCCGTTTGAAAGTGCATAAACTTGTGACTGTATCCAATTCACTCGAAGGTCGAATCAGAGGAGAAGGCTGGTCTCCTCCAAAATTAAGTGggcaaaactcaaaacacacgaatcataaaaaaaaaaaaaaaaaaaaaacagccgGGTAACAATAAAACATAGCCGGGAGGAAATAAAATCATTTGAGACACTGATCAAAGAGAAACCAGTAGGAATCAAAGCCTGACCTTGAATAGTATAGGAAAAAGAGTGTGTGTTGACTGTTTGATAGATGAGGTGAGCCAACTCTTAAGAATTACATGTGATACAGCTTGTCCAATTAGGTGAACTCATTCAGCATATAAACCGAAGTCGACCTTAGCAGGCATGACCCaccatataaattatattggGCTCACTCACgagcttttcttttttcttttttctttttttttttaaaaattaaaattatttttattgaataatactaaaaaatattgcattgaataaattttttgttgaaaaatcatATGTATGGTTAGataatgcaattttttttttttttgtattcaataatatctcaaattatttttatcatatgaaaatgttgagaaatgaaaagttattaatttgcaaatattacaaataaaacacaaagaATATCATCCTTTTTGCTGATACAGAGAGACAAAATCGTTgctttatttagtattatttgCTCATTTCATTTACATTCAAACAGAATCAGCAGTGAGTGCCTGCCTTAccccataaatataaaaaaatctatctatctatctatctatctatctatctgaCAGCAAGAAGCAAAACGACTGActgatatagatatagatatagatatgaAGCAAACAATCTCATCTCTACTGATAACCCTACTCGCCGAGGATGGGGTTCCTTCCTTCATCAATTTCAACCACAAGAAGACGCTGTGGATCACAGCCACTGGGTCCTTGAGAGTAGAGTGTAGGGAGATAAGCATGGTAAGCCGGTAGATACCGCGAAACGAAGTCCATAACCTGAAATACAGAGCAAGCATCCTAGAAACTTTCACATCCAAAACCAAACACCAAACACATGGAATGGCAACTAGTTAGTTGGATAGGCAAACCCTACCTCCTCATCGGACATCCCAGTCTTTCCATCTGCCCTCATGGCAATCTCTGCCTGCAAATTTCCCACACCATCCATCACTTGAACAAGagttttatgaacaaaaattgcaaaaaaactgaaaataacttGGCCAACCTGCAATCGCCACTGGTATACACAACTCGGGTCTTTAATTTTGATAACAATCCATGATTTTATGAACTTGTCCCACGCATCGTAATAAGCCTCTAAATTTTTGTTCACCGTCTCCAACTGTAAAATTGAGGCTCAACTTGAGTTCAAATGGATGGAGCCTATTGGAGTAAGCAACTTAAGACACAATGAATCTTTAAAAGGTGGAAAACAATGTTTCCCCCAGCTATAATTTCTGAGGGAGATTCAGACCTGTGGATCAACAGTTTTGACAGCATCAACTGCGAGGGGTTTAAAGCCAAGCATCCAACCCTCAAACAGAATTACCTAAAGAAAAccaaacaccaaaaaaaaaaagcaccaTAAGATTCACGAAACTTGGTCCATAAAGCATTGGCCAGAAAATTAGCAGAGCTGAGAATGTAACCCTTAGCCAACAAGCAAACCACCCCGCCCAACAATCCCTTCTTCATTCAGCCCACAGGCCAACAGGTTGAAGATGGAAAATGCATTAGAAAGTCAGATTACATTTAAAATGaataggtattttttttttcttttgcctgCAGATCGTTTCAGAGGTGAATTTTGGATCCATCCAAAGTCAACCCTACCCCCACCTTTTGCAGAATATAAATTGAATATCTTGCTTAGACCTTACCGTCAGTGGCCCTTCAACTTCTGGCCATGTTGAGGAATCAGCTCTGTCACCCCTACCACTGTTTGCCGACTACATAACAAAACAACTATAATAAGAAACCTTAAACGTAAAAGGATGACAGGCAACAAGAATATTCATATTTCTGGTAACTTACTTTGTCATATCGGGGTAGCTTCATCTTCACCCCtgacaaacacacacacaattttCATTCCCCAGTTTGCATAGAACCTATCAAAGCCAGACAATAATAAACaaggaagagaaaatgaaggaaaaccCCCTACCTTCTTTGGTCAGTTTACTTAAAGCTGTCAATGTTTCAACAGACAATAACAGATCATGGCTTCCCGCATTTCCACGTAACTGTTTTGAGTAAATAATTGCCATTATAAAAATTTTCGAAATTGCTGCCTAATCTCCTAAGCCAAGAAATTATAAAACAAACAAGTTAATTGATACCTCTAGAAGTGCATTTCCTGGATTACTTTCTCTCAGTTTAgcctaaaatcaaaattgaactCCATTAGAATGTGAAAACCCAAAGAGACAAGCAAGCAATAACAAAGAAGAGCCCCCTGAATTCCTATACCTGATCCTCTGCGGTCAAGTAGAAATCATCAATGGATATCGTGGCAGACTTCCTGAGATATAACATGAATCAAGAGTAACATATctcttttatttgtattatattttcaGTCATACAGAAGATTTCTTCTAGACAGTAAATATCACCATTCTGCAGTCTACCTCCCAGTGACTCGGAAAAGATAATCTAAAGCAAAGACAAGTGTAGTCTTTCCACATCCTTGTGGAGCACTAAAACCAATCTGCATCATACACAAAACAGATACTAGCTTAGCAGTTTGCCCAATTATTTATCACGCAGTCCACTGGTTCCAAACACATCAAGACAACAAAATAGAGAATTTAACAGTGAGCCATGTCAgggagaggagaagaaaaaaacaagaaaggaaGGTCACAATGGAGAGGTTGCAATGAATTATATATACCACTAAAGGAGTGACTTCTTCATCCTCTTTAAATGTGGAACTGTGAAGAGAAATCTCTTTTTCACaccataagaagactggtacaTAGTAGTGATAAAGTCGAGCTTTCTGAGGTATTGTCAGAGACAGTTCATTGAGTTGAAATAATCTGCACAAGTATAATCCATATGACAACCATTTATCAATAGACTCGGCCACCATCTCTGAGGTCAGGCCCAATTTGCTTATAAGGGGACCTGAACATATAAATTCAAAAAGGTCCTCCACAGAAGAAACTTCTGCAGGTTTTGATGGAAAGACAGAATACAACCGGTAGTTCTTCCTCCCACTTTTGGCTAAAAGGTCATCACATATGGAATTCCCTTGCATCCATGAACCTCCATGGCCTGCACAAATAATTTAGAAGTGTGAGTAGGTGACTTTAAGATAAGGTATGATGCAACACACCTTATGATCAGACTAGTTTCCATGAATGACAAGCCTCAGAAAACTTTCAAGCATAATTTTTCTATTAGCTGCCA is from Diospyros lotus cultivar Yz01 chromosome 2, ASM1463336v1, whole genome shotgun sequence and encodes:
- the LOC127795790 gene encoding D-glycerate 3-kinase, chloroplastic; protein product: MYGFRLQQRPVISIGGPEKLIGQKIVHLPQTKAESPATDMTMAVLNIFSPAKVTTSTTSSSSFFSCYSSCNRFSTRPVPTTACSSSSSSSSSMQSQMLPRSPKSGHGGSWMQGNSICDDLLAKSGRKNYRLYSVFPSKPAEVSSVEDLFEFICSGPLISKLGLTSEMVAESIDKWLSYGLYLCRLFQLNELSLTIPQKARLYHYYVPVFLWCEKEISLHSSTFKEDEEVTPLVIGFSAPQGCGKTTLVFALDYLFRVTGRKSATISIDDFYLTAEDQAKLRESNPGNALLELRGNAGSHDLLLSVETLTALSKLTKEGVKMKLPRYDKSANSGRGDRADSSTWPEVEGPLTVILFEGWMLGFKPLAVDAVKTVDPQLETVNKNLEAYYDAWDKFIKSWIVIKIKDPSCVYQWRLQAEIAMRADGKTGMSDEEVMDFVSRYLPAYHAYLPTLYSQGPSGCDPQRLLVVEIDEGRNPILGE